One genomic window of bacterium includes the following:
- a CDS encoding phospholipid carrier-dependent glycosyltransferase, with protein sequence MSKFLNPTKWLIFCLILLLSLWTRFQPYIDDSGKFSVTVKPTDSTVFDEAYFIPQTENYYFNQYYFDIHPPLGKFLFYLGSKIYDGTAPGGLSNKESLDSTQLGNKLDNYKNLLNTEGFRLFPRLFGSMIGPMLFLIVYEIINYKSRSKSYIVPFMASLLGIFEISYIVESRYALLSQILLFFILLTMFFSLKYFYTADKKMQLLWAFLSGITLGLAISTKWFAISTIAFLAILLFAKNYRVYTLRRDELLDLINSKADQFSSKLNINKVRLSLKSWTNTILSVTSKTILQLGSILGISLLIYLSIFAMHFAMIKNWNALPDVNNAEVSDFCPEWVNDLRNNTNTATYWCKLKAYTSIQLRYNKNVPALDFTKPDEIGSSWMTWPIMSRTISYFWSTDGSNEYAFVYLVGNPVIWLISLLSIIISVSILLLKLLNLRNFESKDAVLVGLIVLYFGNWLPYALIERVMYMYHYMPALLIGMILFGYILHFYLMPRINVLQDFVKEHLNEMDDIKSNLKPNPDPSSKSIFSRSGILKLLELNDLFNLIFIILTLLAILLGYILYYPFAYLLPVNKTYFEKVSIMKEWNMKWPGN encoded by the coding sequence ATGTCAAAATTCCTTAACCCAACAAAATGGTTGATTTTCTGTTTAATACTTCTGTTATCTTTATGGACGCGATTTCAACCTTATATTGATGACTCTGGAAAGTTTTCTGTAACTGTGAAACCAACTGATTCTACTGTATTTGATGAAGCATACTTCATACCTCAAACTGAGAATTATTACTTCAACCAGTATTACTTTGATATACACCCCCCCTTGGGTAAGTTTCTTTTCTATTTAGGCAGTAAAATATATGATGGTACAGCACCAGGAGGCCTATCAAACAAAGAATCTTTAGATTCTACACAATTAGGCAATAAGCTCGATAATTATAAAAATTTATTGAATACAGAAGGGTTTAGATTATTTCCAAGATTATTTGGGAGTATGATAGGACCAATGCTATTTTTGATTGTGTATGAAATTATCAATTACAAAAGTAGGTCAAAAAGTTACATAGTTCCCTTTATGGCATCACTTCTTGGTATTTTCGAGATTAGCTATATTGTGGAGTCAAGATATGCTCTTTTGTCGCAGATCTTATTATTTTTTATTCTGTTAACTATGTTTTTCAGTTTGAAATATTTCTATACAGCAGACAAGAAAATGCAATTGCTTTGGGCATTTCTTAGTGGTATCACCTTGGGTTTAGCAATATCTACAAAATGGTTTGCAATATCTACAATTGCTTTTCTAGCTATCTTGTTATTTGCAAAGAACTACAGAGTATATACTTTAAGAAGAGACGAATTACTTGATTTGATAAATTCAAAAGCAGACCAGTTCAGTAGCAAGTTAAATATAAATAAAGTGAGATTATCGTTGAAATCATGGACAAATACTATTCTTAGTGTTACTTCGAAAACTATTCTCCAACTTGGTTCTATTTTGGGAATATCTCTCCTAATATACCTCTCAATTTTTGCAATGCATTTTGCAATGATCAAAAATTGGAATGCTTTGCCAGATGTAAACAATGCAGAAGTAAGCGATTTTTGTCCTGAATGGGTCAATGATTTACGAAATAATACGAATACAGCGACATACTGGTGCAAACTGAAAGCCTATACTTCTATTCAACTTAGATACAACAAGAATGTACCTGCTCTAGATTTTACAAAGCCAGATGAAATAGGGTCTAGTTGGATGACTTGGCCTATCATGAGTAGAACGATAAGTTATTTTTGGTCAACAGATGGATCAAATGAATACGCTTTTGTTTACTTGGTAGGAAATCCGGTAATTTGGCTTATATCCCTATTATCAATCATTATTTCTGTCAGCATTTTATTACTGAAGTTGTTGAACCTTAGAAATTTTGAATCTAAAGATGCTGTCTTGGTAGGGCTTATTGTATTATACTTTGGCAACTGGTTACCTTACGCTCTTATAGAGAGAGTTATGTATATGTATCATTATATGCCAGCACTACTTATTGGGATGATCCTCTTTGGGTATATCTTACATTTTTATCTAATGCCAAGGATCAATGTGTTGCAAGATTTCGTCAAAGAACATCTTAATGAAATGGATGATATTAAAAGTAATTTGAAACCAAATCCAGATCCAAGTTCTAAATCTATTTTCAGTAGATCTGGTATATTGAAGCTACTTGAACTTAATGATTTGTTTAATCTAATTTTTATCATACTGACATTATTAGCTATTTTGCTTGGTTACATATTGTATTATCCATTCGCTTACCTGCTTCCAGTAAACAAAACATATTTTGAAAAAGTATCTATTATGAAAGAATGGAATATGAAGTGGCCAGGGAATTGA
- a CDS encoding glycosyltransferase family 4 protein — protein sequence MENSSKKTKVLINMANTGHYASGIQQDLFRVMEALIQDDKYDISLLWYDVVGRLDIYKLKNSQHKSKSQKIVADSQAVAILTGSDSVVINRLGRLAKLYNNLKLLSHVYDVLFKRSFQLIKIDKVFNNLIIDKFLTKVITKDVRDKLSNVQIFIANYSDFSDIQRSRVSSKLPRPNIDTYEFDFFITATERGLKVSPNTKQIIRVYDLIPILCPTYVAGAFHRSMYQDQSIRQSIKTGSIFVADSEPVIKDFQSMYPNLRNENAFSIAPAISDIYFNEVNATKLLNIIESRYSLNVFGIIDDDKKDKILEQLQNLEFDYILTVGTIEPRKNILGMLKMYSEIADKYFIQNKRKLKYIYVGGLGWMYQDIIASMRSHVLKGEFILLSDVTNSEIRILMSMAKAFTFISFEEGFGMPPLEAMACGCPVLSSGIPVHKWAQGDAAFYTDPYDIKDASEQLMKILTHRDSEEVKEKIELGYLQAKKYSQYNIKNQWLELLDKLSSEPNSKN from the coding sequence ATGGAAAATTCATCAAAAAAAACAAAAGTACTTATCAACATGGCCAATACTGGACACTATGCAAGCGGGATTCAGCAGGATTTATTTCGGGTCATGGAGGCGCTAATACAAGATGACAAGTACGACATCAGTCTACTTTGGTACGATGTTGTGGGTAGACTTGATATTTATAAACTAAAAAACTCACAACATAAATCTAAATCTCAAAAGATCGTTGCAGATTCACAGGCTGTAGCAATTTTGACTGGATCAGACAGTGTGGTTATAAATAGACTCGGCAGATTAGCTAAACTTTATAATAATCTCAAATTATTATCACATGTATATGATGTTTTATTTAAAAGAAGTTTTCAACTAATCAAGATAGACAAGGTTTTCAATAATTTAATAATTGACAAATTCTTGACAAAGGTTATTACAAAAGATGTCAGGGACAAGCTGAGTAATGTTCAGATATTCATAGCTAACTATTCAGATTTTTCCGATATTCAAAGAAGTAGAGTTTCTAGTAAGTTACCTCGACCTAACATTGATACATATGAATTTGATTTCTTCATTACTGCAACTGAAAGAGGATTGAAAGTATCCCCTAATACTAAGCAAATCATACGAGTGTATGATTTGATTCCGATACTGTGTCCAACATATGTAGCAGGAGCATTTCACAGATCAATGTATCAAGATCAAAGCATAAGACAATCAATAAAAACTGGCAGCATTTTTGTCGCTGATTCGGAGCCAGTAATAAAGGATTTTCAAAGCATGTATCCTAATTTAAGGAATGAAAATGCTTTTTCAATTGCTCCTGCTATTTCTGATATATACTTTAACGAAGTGAACGCAACCAAGCTCTTAAACATTATAGAAAGCCGATACAGCTTAAATGTTTTTGGAATCATTGACGATGACAAAAAAGATAAAATTTTAGAACAATTGCAAAACCTGGAATTCGACTATATTTTAACCGTTGGAACTATTGAGCCAAGGAAGAATATTTTGGGAATGCTTAAGATGTATTCGGAGATTGCTGATAAGTATTTTATCCAAAACAAAAGGAAGCTAAAATATATTTATGTAGGTGGATTAGGTTGGATGTATCAAGATATTATTGCTAGCATGAGAAGCCATGTTTTGAAGGGGGAATTCATATTGCTTTCTGATGTAACAAACTCAGAAATCAGAATATTGATGTCAATGGCTAAGGCATTCACTTTTATTTCTTTTGAAGAAGGTTTTGGTATGCCTCCTCTAGAAGCTATGGCATGTGGATGTCCAGTTTTGTCTTCTGGAATTCCAGTACATAAATGGGCACAAGGTGACGCAGCTTTTTATACTGACCCTTATGATATAAAAGATGCAAGCGAGCAACTAATGAAAATATTGACACATAGAGATTCGGAAGAAGTTAAAGAGAAAATAGAGCTGGGATATCTACAAGCTAAGAAGTATTCTCAGTATAACATCAAAAATCAATGGTTAGAACTTCTGGATAAGCTTTCGTCAGAACCTAATTCGAAAAACTAA
- the gmd gene encoding GDP-mannose 4,6-dehydratase, which yields MSKKAFITGITGQDGAWLAKYLLSLGYEVHGGVRRVSNPSYPKLKYLGILDQITMHEFELSEFENMRQVIKDVMPEEFYNLAAQSFVGTSFKQPLTTLDIDGASVAKQLEIFRELKPDIRYYQASTSELFGKVQETPQSETTPFYPRSPYGVAKLYAHWMVRNYQESYNIFATAGILFNHESELRGQEFVTRKISMHAAAVAKGQDVLLELGNLDAKRDWGYAKEYVEGMHKILQADHPDVYVLATGETTSIRDFVTECYFHIGIELVWDGKDENEFATNKEGGKVLVKVNPKFYRPAEVDLLLGDAAKAEKELGWKAHTNAKMLAKLMVESDIRDKKDF from the coding sequence ATGTCAAAGAAAGCCTTTATAACTGGTATTACAGGTCAAGATGGTGCTTGGCTTGCAAAATATTTATTATCACTTGGATATGAAGTCCACGGAGGAGTGCGTAGAGTAAGTAATCCATCCTATCCTAAGTTAAAGTATCTAGGGATCTTGGACCAAATAACGATGCATGAATTTGAATTGTCTGAGTTTGAAAATATGAGACAGGTTATAAAAGATGTTATGCCGGAAGAATTCTATAATCTAGCAGCGCAAAGTTTTGTAGGAACTAGTTTCAAGCAACCTCTTACTACACTTGATATAGATGGAGCTAGTGTAGCAAAACAACTTGAGATCTTTAGGGAGTTAAAACCTGATATAAGGTATTACCAAGCCTCAACATCCGAGCTTTTTGGTAAGGTGCAGGAAACACCGCAATCCGAAACCACGCCTTTTTATCCAAGAAGTCCATATGGTGTAGCAAAATTATATGCGCATTGGATGGTAAGAAATTATCAAGAAAGTTACAATATATTCGCTACTGCAGGTATTCTTTTTAATCATGAATCCGAGTTGAGGGGACAAGAATTTGTTACTAGGAAGATTAGCATGCATGCAGCAGCGGTTGCAAAAGGTCAAGATGTTCTTTTAGAACTAGGCAATTTAGATGCGAAGCGTGACTGGGGTTATGCCAAAGAGTATGTTGAAGGTATGCACAAGATATTGCAAGCTGATCATCCAGATGTATATGTGTTGGCAACTGGAGAAACTACTTCGATTCGAGATTTTGTAACCGAATGTTATTTCCATATAGGTATAGAGTTAGTCTGGGATGGCAAGGATGAAAATGAGTTTGCGACAAATAAAGAAGGCGGTAAAGTGCTTGTAAAGGTCAATCCCAAATTCTATAGACCTGCAGAAGTAGATTTGCTGTTGGGGGATGCTGCAAAGGCAGAAAAAGAACTTGGTTGGAAAGCCCACACTAATGCAAAAATGCTTGCCAAATTAATGGTAGAAAGCGATATTCGCGACAAAAAAGATTTTTAA